The following nucleotide sequence is from Sander lucioperca isolate FBNREF2018 chromosome 19, SLUC_FBN_1.2, whole genome shotgun sequence.
AATTATATAATTCAGATGGCTGCTGGTTTACAAGCAAAcaatgtgaaaataaatgtcAGCCCTAGGCCGACGTAGTTAAAGCTTGATATTTATTTAGGATTTGTTTTTGAAAGTATGTTAGCAGTGTGTCACGCATACGTCGTGTTTACTTGACAGGTAATTATGGGAACAAATCACAGGTGCGATATAAGCAGGGACCCGAATCACGTGCACGTTCCACACTATCGTGTAGTGAAACTACATTATCATAACATTACACAGTCTTACTTCTAGAACATTGCAATAAATATCCAGAAACTCGATATAGatcaattacattttacattatttagAGGCATAGGCTAGCGTAGGCCTACAGAAATTACAATAGGCTACACATCATCCATAAATATACACAtcacaaaaaaggaaaatcgAATAAAATAAGGTAGGCTACTTCATAGATTTgttatatacaaaaatacatttagaaATCCAAGATTTaactaaaatgaataaaattaaggcccatgttaaaaaaaaaaaaaaaaaagcctacaAGTCCCAAGGTGCATTTCGCCTATTACCATAGCAGCAGGAAGTTGGTTTGTTGTCTACTGCCGTCATGAATCATGATGGACAGAGTCGAGTCTTCGCTGCGATACTACCGACTGCTGGTCGGGAATTCGCCGGTAATGAAAGAGAGCAGGGACTCGAAGTGCGAGCAGTTCATCGTCAAAGTCCCAGTAACCGGGTACGGGAGGTCCAGGTCACCGGGACAGCGGAGGTTTGTTGCCCGGCGGACCGAGTGTCGGTGCGGGTCAGTGTGGGCAACAGCAAAGAGTCCGTCAACGATGTGACCAACAGCGTTTCACGGCGAATTGAATACATTTTACAAGCTGTCAGGTGAAAACATACGCAAAGGTTCAACAATAGAACTAAAACTAAGTACACCAGTAGTTTCCTTGTTAAGCAGTAAActttaagctagctagctagttagcttacGGTGCTGTCACGTTTGTAATAACCACTGTAAAAGTTGTTTAGGTTCTATATATCTATTAAACAGTCGGCTTTTGCTCTCAGTGCAGTAGCTAGTAAAAGTAGCCAAAGGTggataaaaactaaataagtATATATGTTCCTCTAAAATGTGTTGGAATATAAGTTTCATTGCAGTGAATGTAACAATTTTCCATTTCCATTCAATTGTTCTGCTTAGACAACATGGTGTCAGTGACAAAGACACCTCAATGAGAAGGTTTCTCCACCGAGAGGCAGAGCAGTATCATTTGGAAGCAGAGGTGGAGTATTTGGTTATTAACCTTTCACTGACCCTacagcatatacagtatgtgtgtgtgttgagttgtATATGACAGTGTAACAAAATGTTACCGCAGGTCGTGGTCACATTCTCAGATTTTGATAAGATGGAGCGAGTACGCAGTGTCCTGCTGGAAAAGCTGGACCAGAGTGTCTGTGTGGGAACACCAGAGTTCTACCACAGTGCTGAAAGCCTGAGTCTAATGAGgtatttaaacaaacacacacatctcacCAGCACTGTCATATCTGGACACACTTCTCCTTATTTTGATTAATGCAGAAATTGTAACtcgtgtgtgtttgtctatgcTCCTAGGcggcgtgcgtgtgtgtcagcAGTTGAAAATGCCAAGCAGAAGGCCTGTGAAGTCAGCGAGCTCCTGGGGCAAACTCTGGGTTCACCCCTTCTGgtcagagaggaggagacaaaAGAGTGGAGGaatgaggatgaggaggatggaGGCAAATGCCAGGGTGCTGCACCCCTTCCTCACCTTCCCCGTACACCCACAATCACCGCCTCCTCGCGGGTGTCCGTCTCCTTCAGCCTCAGAGACAAAAGCAGGAAAAAACTCTAAAgacatctgacacacacacacacacacacacacacacacacacacacacacacacacacacacacacacacacgaaaccaAAGAGCAGATTGATACAGTTTAACGTATTTTATTGGTCGTGATGGCTGTATAAAAGTGCAGtttttcaagattatttttCTATCTCAGCCAACAGTCttgtaaacagaaaaaaagacaaaaaaaaatagcaattttgtaatttcaaGCATTTACTGTTATCATTTAACTTAAAATCAAGcaaacattaaattaaatgttttcagctctatttttttttggcacatCAATTTAAAACACTTTATATTTGTACACTTCAAAGTAATAAAGGTACATACTGTAACAACATGTCATAAGTGAGTCCCAGGGTTATTCCAAATCTGCAAAAGACACCCTCACATCGAGATCAAGCAAGGAGGGATTTGATAATTATCCTCAATCTGCTCCAAACTTGGGCTTCCAGTCATTTCGACAAAGACTGATAGATTCCAGTAGATTTCTTAGACAAATAAAGCACTTAAGAATTGTCTCTTATTAGACGCCtttaaaaagtcagaaaacacACAGAAGGGATAGCCACGTTTCCTCTGGTGTTTTTAACATTGCCTATCTCATGTCACCTGtatgatctcacacacacacacacacacacacagctgaacaGTCAGGCGTCCTCAGTCCCATCCTCAGGGAAGAGCTCTCTAAGCCAGGGCTGCATGACGAACCGCTCCCCATCAAAATGCGTGAAGTAATTCTCCAAGGTGGGAATGTCCGGCTACAAACATCCAACAGTGAGTCCAAGGTGTATTGAATGcgagtgattgtgtgtgtttatgcgctGTGATGTTCAGTACATACCCTCATCCCAGTGATGCGATCCAGTTGTGTCTGAGGCAAGTATCCAACGAACACAGAGGAGGGTCCAGGCCCGCTGAACAGTACTTTATAATGAGGCGTCTTCTCTGCTTTGggaccctacacacacacacacacacacacacacacacagtcacagaacTACTTTCCAACATTatgaaatgtcaatgtcaacACTGAGTTTGTGAAACCCAAAGTTAGTAAAGGGGGGGAAAACAATTAGATGGATTTTCGAAAGCTGCTAACCTCAGAGCTGGAATACACTCTGTCGACCCACTGTGGAGGGGCTCGCAGCTCAGAGTCCCAGCTcaccaccaccccaaccatATGGCCCTTCCTCTCCATCACCACCTCTCCAACACGCAGAAACACGTACGGAGGACGAGGGCTGCGCACTTTCTTGGATGCTGCAGGGATCAACACAGAACAACAAGAGAATCGTGTGAGGCAATTATTTTAACTTGTGCCACATTCATTGCAGTCAAATTGAACCTACCGGTTATTCACCGTCTTATCTTTTTCACTTGAACATGGAAGCACAAAATAACACTAAATTGCTTGCAACAGACGCCTTACATTCTTTCTGAATATAACCACTGACCAAAACTTTCCAAACATACCGTAGGTATGTAAACAGACACAAACCTCCAAAGAATTCCTGGTCGTTGTCAAAAACCATGGCCTCTATGGCAAGCGACTCTTGTGGCACTTCCTGTCCGAAGTCAATCAAAGACCTTTTGGAAAGCAAAAATATTGTCAGTCTGGACATACGAGTGACTAGCCTGTGTGTGCTCCCTGTTgttacaaaaactgtaacattATACAAGACTTTTAAAAGGTCCTGGAAGAAGTGcttgatagtttttttttaagtgcaaaCGTCCCATACTTGACTTTGGACATCTGCTGGTCTGCCCAGTCCATCCATGCAGTGAAGTTGAGGTGAGATGTTCTCCAATCTTTCCAAATTCTAAGCAACCTAAAACACCATAGTTACTGATTAATGatataaacaaaaacactaGATCTTCAACAGGTGACCTGTTGCTTGAGATTTATTTGAAAGTTgttaaaatatgtctgaaaatatcaGAATGtaccaacatattattagcaaagagGAATCGGCCAATTCGTCCAAAAAAAACCCATTTAATTTACAAAACATTTATGAAACCTAAGTAAGGTAGCCAGCCAcacatacagttaagcttaaggtttcactgtgccttccacaaGGCAGTATGttgaatattaaaatatgatgtagaaataatatataaatatccatccatccattttcatccatctggcccagtttaatatgcatctacatttttatacaatatatgtggcaaggggtccctgctcagtctctctttcagctaaggggccCTTGCACTAGATAATTCATATTGGGATGCACTACTTTCACTATATTTTATACACACTATATTCCATTTCTAGGGACTCATTTACATATGAATGAAGgccatttatttaatttcaaacaTGTTTTCCAAATCCACAGACTTGCTCTTCCTCATTCAAAGTAAATACACCCTACACTGACGCATACGGATCCTACCGTGTGCTCGCGTGGTAGCGCTGCGCCACCGTGGAGCCGCTCCAGCGGGAGATGAAGTACTGCGCGGGCACAGCGGAGAGCAGCAGCACGAGCTGCAGCACCGCCGTGGCCGTGAGATGAGGCATGGCCGCGCAGCTGGCACCTGCAGACGGAAACGCTGCACGTCAGGTGAAATGTGGCAGGTGTGGGAGACCCAAAGCTAAATCAGTCCGAAGTTGACGTGTAAAGCCACGTCTTTTAAAGAAGTCACAGCAACTGAAGGAGCCTTTTACGAGTCGTTACGGAGCCGGCGTTCTACTGTGAACGGACACTTTCTCTGTTAGGTGTTTAATTGGCAGGCATATAATGATAGGTTCAACATCAAATTATGGGAAGTAAAACCTTGATAAACAACATTTGGCGCTGCAGAAACGTCGATAAAATGCAAGTGAAACCCCGTTATTGTCCAAGCACGTTACCATTAGTAAGTATGGCCCTTACCTCGTATTAAAATCCAAAGCCTTTTCTCTCCAACTATCTGCCAAACATTGCGTCTGAGAGACGGAAACAGATTGACGCTCTTTCACTTCTGTTTTATTTACATAAACCACATTCTCGCCCATGTCGTTGCcacctgtttatttaaatatttcgtCAAAAGTGCCAAGCAGGTAGTCTGCCCAATCGCCGCAGCCCACGGAGAAACATGCGGACCTTTAGCGGCTCGCCACGTCAGGAAGAGCCGAACCCGTGAGCTGTTCCGGGCGGGCGGGGAATTGGTTTGTCCCGCAGTTACGCTTTAGTAACGCAAGGGCAACAGCCTGTCGAATTTCACTGATCTGATTCTTAGTACGTTGTAGGCCTAGTGTAGTTTTACTTTAAAGAGAAGAAACAAATCagccagaaaaaaacacatatgcttttattttttaaaagcccaCAAAGACTGCAATTTAATGTGTATAGTAATATGAATTTatagtaggctatatatataaaaaaaaacaaaaaaaaaaacaaacaactgagGGTTTAAAATGACACAATTAACAGCAGGAAAGAAAAGTGGATATGGAAACACAACTgtttatttacttaaaatattggTATGAACTAACAGGACAGCAGTACTCCCCTACACATACATTCTAGCTTTAtgcttcttttatttatttttttgcattaattcctttatatataaaaagtatCCAAACTAACAAAGACATCCTCTTCGATCCATTCACGTGAAAGAGACCCCCGATCCCCCTTCTGTCCTTTTCAGTCCCACGTCCTCATACAACTTAAAAACATCCCAAAATGCTTCCTGGTGGCTCACATGCagacactttacacacacacacacacacacacacacacacacacacacacacacacacacacacacacacacacacacacacacacacacacacagagactttcAACCTCTGACCAAACACTGTGATGTCCAATCAGAGGCCACAGACAGCACAACTCTGCCACACATTACCCgtggtaaatgtgtgtgtacatgagcTCCAAAATGCAGTACAGGTTTTGTAAAGTAAGAGGGGCTGATCTGAACTGCTGAGTCAGGGAATCAAAACGTCTCAATAAGGATCAATTTAAGTTATAATCCAAGTGGGAATGAGTGAATACACCAATTCTTGCTAATAAAACCAGTGACTTGCTTTTAAGGCCCTTTTGAAATGAAAAGAGGTTGTACATTATTACGAACATGGTTAAGGTGGTCTGACCAGCAATAATAAATCAGTTCTTTTACTTTGACAGATTTGATAAATACAGGTAGTGTGGGTGACCTGATAAAGAGGGAGTAATAGCAGAATGAACATGGTTGATGTCTACTTTGTGTGATGACTGTATttccaacatggcatcatgactttgcgtaaacatacacgccactttcctaaagccaaatggcgtgttatctgtacgcattttgagctatccacgtgtatgtctgcgctgtatacagcggatgtaaataTACACACCACTTATCGCGAGAACAACGTCACACACgtgtaaataaaaaagttgggtttagggaaagaacttTGGggaaggctttagtaacactaaaaaaacgacaaaaacacgacggtgaccgtcacacgcttaggaaaacaaaaaacggttgggtttaggaaaagaacattggggaagaatgttatttaaaaaaaaaaaaaaaaaaaaaaaaaaaacagttgataaACGCCACACGTGATcccggctctcctgggtgaaagtcctgtgttttacccatctgccaccccaaccaacctccctcctttcatactactcgctacggccaTAAGTCACATGTATTGTAGGTCaacggaggccaaacggcgttgataaacacgctgaaaaacaattatgcgtcttgataacacgccaaaatgccatacgaattggcgtgtcatacatacgccacttattgagatcagtctaGTATTTCAATGGGAAATCAGAAGGGTAATAACGCACATCCCTGCCCATCCCCTTATTTACTGGGTATACAATGCCTGCTATTTAGGGCAAGGTTAGCCAACAATTGTTTCTGATTCAAAATGCATCAAtccattaaaaacattttggattctcaagtactgtttttttttttttaagttgactCATGTAAACATTTATGTTTGAGCTCATACCTAAGGTTTGAGAAGCCTGGGTCTAAAATCTTGTTTTCACACTCTACTTATGATCATCTGTGCATATATGTAAATATGATTATTTGCAACtgagatagaaaaaaaaaacccaaagctTTATGTGCCCACGAAGAGTTTATATTTGCCCTTAAAATGCATCAGTTTTGTGGGCAAAGATCATTAGCTTCCTATCTTTAATGCAAACCCCAATAATAACATTTACTCTCATGCCAACGGTCATTTGTGAAGAAAGGTGTCAGTGTTTTAGGCTGTCTCAATCTGGAATAAAACTCTTTGTATACACAATATAAACAAATCCTTTGTGAAGTAAATGTTAAGCCAGACTGAgtgggaaaaaaagaacagtTGTTAATTGTATCCTCAAATAAGTGCGACAAGAGTATAAAACGCCATTCTAACTCCACAGATCTAGTCACTGAAACGCTGTCCTGTATGGCCGGggacacagacagaaaacagtTGACACGTTATACGTGAAAGAGCTCAACACACTCACCGTggagacagaaaaataaacacattcaaaaGCCATGTTCTAAAAAACTTCAGTGCCCAAAGACAGAATTTGGCATTGACAAAtccataacaaaaaaaaaacaatgataaaCAGATGAGATATATGTTCAATGAATATGTGACAAGAAAGACCTATGAAAACAAACCAGGTGTATATAGATGCTACCGTCCAGTTCTCCCCAGTCAgacccacaacaacaacacgaGTGGCTGATTTGGGCATTCAGTTGCTCTGTGCTGGGGTAAAAACAGATACCTGCTCAAACTGGAAGCCGTCATCTTTATAAACTCAGTCCATTGGTTGTGTGTACAGCGAGAGAGTGACGTATGTTATGTTTGTCCCCAGTCAGATTGTTCATTTTTcagtcttttctctctctttcattatACAAGCCAATCAGGTCCCATCCAGTCCCCGAAGTCCAGTTCTCTGAACCCAGCAATGAGCAGAACCAGGAAGTCCacgaaaacaaaaggaaaaaaaataaaaaggcccCAAAAGCAGAAACCGAGGATTCACTATGCCAGTGTAGCGAAGGCACACAATCAGAAAGATGAATATAAGacttgtctatctctctctcggGCTTTCCGTCCAAATTCAGTCCGATCCAGTTTGATCTGGCTCGATCCTGTTTGCTCCAGGCATGAGAAAGTGCTAGAACATGAGAGACAGaattgtgtgtggatgtgtgtgtgtgtgtgtgtgtgtgtgtgtgtggtcaccaTAGAAACATATCAACATttaaaaagttcatttttatatgttaacaatatttaaaatacactgGGTTACTCCCTACGACTGCATTGATAACCGGTCTGTGGTAAGTGCATCTCAAAGCTAGTCACCCAAAGCTCCACTGGCTGTACCTTAGGTATAAACTGACGATAGGTTGGTTATAGGATAATATATTGACATGAATAATGGTTTTACAACAACggtaaagtcttttttttttctccaactgctataaatacatttctttgAGAGGTTTCACAACGATCAAACTGTATGCCACTGTTTGTACGCTGAAAGTGAATGACGCACTCAGTTGtgttataaaaacacacacacacacactccttcagTTACGCAAACTCACGTAGTCACAACTTATCCGTACGCATACAGGCACATGTACTTTGCAGGGCAGAGGCCAAGCACGCACGCGCGCGAGCACACGcgcgcacgtacacacacacacacacacacacacacacacacaccaaagacATAAAGGCACAAGGTATTGCTAATGTTGAGGACTCATTTGAAACATGATCTATCGAGACATATAAATGACCCTTTCACCCATGCATCCTTTTCTCCTCACAGTAAAAACAgcttatgggggggggggggaagagatgCTTTTTCTTTCTAAtgaacatgcaaaaaaaaaaaaaaacacacccacaGTAAACAAAACCTACAGTTCTACAGTACCAACAAAGGTACACCATTTGGTATTTTAGCGCAGACACACTCAGGTCAGCCGACGTGTAAGACTTCCAAAACAGAGAGCCGATCATCACGTACAAATCTTAGAAAAAGCAGAGAGTCGGGGGGGTTGTATAAAAAAAGAGTGGGAAGAAAGAAgaagtggggggagggggggtaatCCGTCACAGACCTAGCAGTTTCAGCTCAGTGGGCGTCTTTGACCTACCCAGCAGAGACACTCGAAAAGTCCAAAGAGTGAGATAAGATACACCCAGCTCTCCTTGGGATTTTTTTCAAGTACTAAAACTGTTCAACTACTGTTGTGCCCAGTTAGACACCAGCGGTGTTTTTCAGGGCAGACGGAGGGGAGAAGTGGTTCACTGGACAGGAGCGAGTCACGAGACCACCAGCAATGGAGTCAGTGAGCTCCTGTTGGATCCAACATGGACCAATAATGTAGGAGGAGGTGGAACAAATGATTCAGAAAGCCAACAGTTGGCGTAGTGATGTACTTTCTGGGccaagaggagggaggagtggaCAGATAACTGCGCTGTTGTGTCTCTCCATCGCCACAGCTCTGAATAGCAGCAGCTGGACTAGCAGCTCCCCAGACGGTACACGCACATTAACGcgcacacagatgcacacaaagCATGACTTCCTCAACTCAGCCCACTACTCTTCCGTCGCGTAGGCTAAGAAATCTCAGGCAGATTTCTTCTCTGTCAGGGCAGTCAGCCTCCTCCTCAcatcctgtgtgtctgttccGTTGTCCCGGGTTACCAGCCTATGAGGTTGGCTTTGGCCTTTTCTGTCAGCTTGCGAACACGCCCCTTTGAGGAGGTGCCGAAGGTGATTGACGAGTCCTCAAACAGCAGCTGCCTCTGCTCCTCCTCAGAGTCCTCCTCCATGTACCAGGCCGACCGTCGCCCCTGGTTACGTGTGCGCATCGACCCTCCCGCCTCGTCTCCTTCCTCCTCATTTGGAGACTCCCTCGGGTTGGATCGTTGAGGAGCAGTCTGGGGAGGAGGCGTGGCCTCTTCGTTGgccctcctgctgctcctcctcagcGGAGATGGCTCCGGTGActcagcaggaggaggaggaggaggaggaggagcggcTTCGTCAGTCCTTACCGCTCGGGGCCGGCCGCGCCGCCTCGGTGTCGACGGCGTGCCAGAGTCCGACAGCACAGATGTTTCCTGAGCAGAAGACGTCCCACCTTCGTCCCCCGTCGATTGGTCGAGCTCGTCGTCGGGGGTGGAGCTCCTGCGCTTGCCGCTCCGTCTCATCTCCTCCAGCTCCTGCTTGCTCTTCCTGCCTCTCTTCTTGCCCGGAGGGCGGCCTCTGGGTCTCGACGGGCTCCCCGGAGCCGTGACTTCTGGAGGACTCGCCGGTGGCTCCACTTTGGATTTCCGCCCCCTCCTCCCGACTCCCAGGGTCACATGACTACCGTGGCCATTCAGGTGGACTGTGCTCGGAGATGAAGGGCTGGCGGGAGATCCTGAGGGGGTTGGGGGGGCGTGGCCATTGATTCACAGGGCAAAGGGAAGAGAACATGCATCAATAGCCGGCAGGTGACATTAAATTGATATTTTATGACTTTAATCATAAAaactaaggccggttacacactgcctgcgtggcgtgagcgtggcgtttctgttgcgtgtcagctgcgtggcgttttctgtctttgcacaccagaaacgtgtctgacgcggcgctgctgctgctagccttgtctggacacatgtatgtttcccattgataaaatgaaattccatgttaaaaataaatatagattgatctgattacagcaaagacaatgtcggcagtattgacggcaaaatagcttatagaatattttgttctgtattgacaggtgcaatattagaactttttttttttaattacatttatatctgcatttatatcaaaacctagagactttcaaacatcaacatgtcatttactaatatgtatttgtgtctaaacgacatataaacatcttttcctattctattttgcctggaaacgcttccaacacgcttgcgtgtcgcatgaaaaataggcgtcggttctatttctagcaggcacgcgaAAACGCacgtcacgcaggcagtgtgtaagctccaacctgttaacatgggagccgaaatataaacggacatgccacgcagctgacacgctcgcgcgacgcatccagtgtgtaaccggcctaagcaTTACACGGTGAGTTCTTTGTGACACTATCTCTTACCAGGTGTGAGCCGTACAGGAGTCCTgagtttcctccgggtgcttcCTCCACTGTTACTGTCTGCGGCTGGAGAGGGTGTCACCCTTTGAGGCGCTGCGGTTGTTGAAGCTGACACAGAGTTATGAGCCCTCAGTGAGCGAGTGGACTCTGGCGATGGCAAAAAGACAGTCCATAAAAGGAGGTTAATTGCGTAATATCTTACATGTGGTCAATTCTTGATGATAAACTTTGCTTTCTTGTCAAGAGTAAAATAAGAAAATCGATTCCACTCTCATGTCCGCGTGGTAAATACCAGGCCAGcggctggttagcttagcataaagacctgaaacagggggaagcagctagcctggctctgtctgaaaGTAACAGATGTAACGAAGTAGAAGGAAATGTGACtttaccaagccacggccaagcggaccaatcacagttggtGCGGGTCTTGCGTAGCCGCGACGTAAAGTCACATTTCTGAgcaggtgcacgtcaggcttaGGCTACAGCGTGGGGTCCGTATCTATGCGTACCTACGGCGTAAGATTCAACGCAGAACTCTAAATCAAGTACAGGCGACTATTTCAGGGCTGGGCACAGTAACGTACATCTTTAAGCAATCTCACCTGCTGTGCTCTGTGTGCTGCTTCCAGCGTTatgtgaggaggaagaggagggtggAGAGTGTGTAGAATGGCGCGCCGCACTTCGTGTACGCCCTGCGGCCGCTGTGTCAGCCTTCCCGTTGACCAGCTGAGGGGGCTGTTTGACGGGGATGCTCTGTCTCAGAGAGGAGGCTCGTGAAGGTGGCGGTGATGGCTCCTTTTTTCCTGTCCCCCTGGATGATACACGTCTCTTCCTCTCTGGACTAGATGCAGAGGATGGTGAAGGAAGATTATCAAAAGATCACACCTAATTCACATAAAAGACCCCAAAACCCCAAATAAAATGTCCTGTCTTCTACCTGGACGCGGT
It contains:
- the irak1bp1 gene encoding interleukin-1 receptor-associated kinase 1-binding protein 1 homolog, with the protein product MNHDGQSRVFAAILPTAGREFAGNEREQGLEVRAVHRQSPSNRVREVQVTGTAEVCCPADRVSVRVSVGNSKESVNDVTNSVSRRIEYILQAVRQHGVSDKDTSMRRFLHREAEQYHLEAEVVVTFSDFDKMERVRSVLLEKLDQSVCVGTPEFYHSAESLSLMRRRACVSAVENAKQKACEVSELLGQTLGSPLLVREEETKEWRNEDEEDGGKCQGAAPLPHLPRTPTITASSRVSVSFSLRDKSRKKL
- the si:dkey-261l7.2 gene encoding si:dkey-261l7.2 isoform X2, which translates into the protein MGENVVYVNKTEVKERQSVSVSQTQCLADSWREKALDFNTRLLRIWKDWRTSHLNFTAWMDWADQQMSKVKSLIDFGQEVPQESLAIEAMVFDNDQEFFGASKKVRSPRPPYVFLRVGEVVMERKGHMVGVVVSWDSELRAPPQWVDRVYSSSEGPKAEKTPHYKVLFSGPGPSSVFVGYLPQTQLDRITGMRPDIPTLENYFTHFDGERFVMQPWLRELFPEDGTEDA
- the si:dkey-261l7.2 gene encoding si:dkey-261l7.2 isoform X1 encodes the protein MPHLTATAVLQLVLLLSAVPAQYFISRWSGSTVAQRYHASTRLLRIWKDWRTSHLNFTAWMDWADQQMSKVKSLIDFGQEVPQESLAIEAMVFDNDQEFFGASKKVRSPRPPYVFLRVGEVVMERKGHMVGVVVSWDSELRAPPQWVDRVYSSSEGPKAEKTPHYKVLFSGPGPSSVFVGYLPQTQLDRITGMRPDIPTLENYFTHFDGERFVMQPWLRELFPEDGTEDA